GAATGGATAACACGCTTTTACGGCTGTATGCCCCCTGGTGTACACCATAGGAGCAGGCTTGCTCTAAACGGATTTCTCCATAGCGTTTCGCTAGTTTCAAAATACCAAGGCAGGAACGGTAAGCCTGTTCGGGGTGAGGTTTTTCATCAAATATTCTTTTTACGACCATGTGTGTGCAAGCACCTATCTCGCTCGCCCACCGTAAATATCTCTCTTTTGATTGCTCGGTGTGTATGCGGTGCCTCTTGGGCATGTGATGAGAAATCGTGGATTGTTTACCTGGTATGCTTGAATACAGATGCATCGCTATGCGCTCTCCTTCAAAATAACATTCAACCGTATGCTGGTTAAACCATAAATCAATGAGCTGGCCGCAGTACCTATGAGGCACGCTGTAATAATGCCCTTGAAGCACAACATGGTAATCAATACCTGCGCGAGACGCTTTGTACTGCCTGTAATAATAGGCATCTGCTGGTAACGGTTTTAATACAGGTTTGTCCATTTCCATGAAGACTGACTCGCGACATCCAGGTAGTTTTTGAAATGGTTTTTGGTTCATTATGGTTAATAGCCGTGCAATCTCTGCATTGAGTTCATTAAGACCCACAAAGGTTTGATGTCGTAATCGGGCTAATATCCAACGTTGAGCAACTTGAACACCTGATTCAACAGATGCTTTGTCTTGAGGACGATAAGGCCTTGCTGGAAGTACAGCTGTGCCATAATGCTCAATGAAGTGTGCGTATGTTGGATTCGTATCAGGCTCATATCGACATGATTTACTGATGGCTGAACGGAGATTATCTGGCACAACAAGTGCTGGAACACCGCCAAAAAACTCAAACATCCGGCGTTGAGAACCCAAAAAGTCAGGAAGTTGCTGAGACCATGTGGCTTCAGCAAACGTATACTTAGAGGCACCCAAAACACCTACGAAAATTTCAGCAGCCCTGATGTCATTTGTTTCAGGATCAATAATACTGAACGTAACACCGCTGTAATCAATAAAAACCTTATCTCCCGCCTTATGTGTCTGACGCAACGAGCGTTTTAGGCTTTGCTTATAGGGGTTTCGGCAAGCAAATTACAGATTTCGCAGGTCTTGCCTTAACCCTCTGAATTCAGTTGCATTTCTCTTTCCCTAAAAAAATAGATTTTAGCCCAAAACAGCCTGTTTCCACCCTACAAATTATTCACATAACTGGTTATATATGAATAATATAAGCCGTTTTAGTTGTATTATGCGAAGCAAACAGCTATGCTAACTCCAGGGTTGATTATTCACATAATACATACACATGAATCATGATGACTTGCTCAATGAATTTAGAACTGCACTAGAAAAGCAGGATTTGTCTCCTGCCTCAATTACCAGTTATCTTCAAGGAATAAAAGTATTCACTACATGGGTATTGGATTTTTATCAACAAGATGTTGGTCTTATTGAAGTGACATCCAATGATCTCCGTGCTTATCGAGAATATATCTCCAAAGTACTTCGACGTAAACCTGCTACCATTAACCATCACATTCAGGTATTAAAACGATTTTATGCTTGGGCTTTGCAGGCCGGACTGATTTCTGCTGATCCAGCATCAGCCATTCATTTTGTGAAGCGAGTAACGACCACTAAACCACAAGCATTAAACAAAGAAGAAATTCATGCTTTGTTACGAGCGGCTGGCCTTTCCACTCATGGCCTTTCAATAAGAAATTATGCCATTGTGCAACTCATGATACAAGCCGGTTTAAGAGTGGCAGAAGTAAAAAATTTAATACTCAGAGACGTTGTTATTAGAGAACGTTCTGGCTTTGTCACTATTGTTGATGGGAAAGGTAGAAAGCACAGAGAGGTTCCATTAAATTCAGTTGCACGCAGGGCATTAACCAGCTACTTAGAAACACGGGATGCTATTGCAGCTGATGATTCATTATTTACTACTAAGCGCGGAGTTTCAGGAACAGTCAGAGCCTTACAACAGCTGATTACCGGGCTCGCCATCCGGGCTAATATTACACGAATTAACGTCACGGCCCACACGTTGCGTCATACCTTTGCGGTTCAGTTTTTGCAGGCTAATCCAGGATGTCTTGTTGAATTAGCCATGTTAATGGGGCATGAATCTATTGACACTACAGCCATTTACACGAGAGCATCAAAAGAAAAATTAGCAGAGCATATCGAACGTTCAGGGATAAATATCGATGCACACCACGATTGAGATTACGGAAGATCAGTTAGCTATTGACTGGACACTCACTGAAAGTGATATCCAGTTTATTAACAAAACCGCAAATCAAAGTATTAAATTTGCCGCTCTTCTTTGCCACTTAAGGGCTTATGGGCGATTTATTGGAAAAGACGATACAGTACCTTTTATCGCATTAAGTTATCTTGCCAAACAATTGGGGCAACCACTTTCAGTTTTTCCTGTATTTGATAAAAACTCACATAGTTATATTCAGCAAGAAAAAATTCGTAATTATCTTGGATATACTGAGTTTAACGAGGCCGCGCAACTTCGATTAGAGGAGTGGCTTGTGATTCTCTTACGCCAAGAAACCATGGACAAAAAACAACTGATTGCCCTGGCTATTAATCACTTAAAAGCGAGCCGCGTTGAGTTGCCTTCCTCCTTAGTATTAGGCCGCCTGATAAGCCAAAAAGTAAATAAAGCGGTTGAGGGATTTCATCGAAGTATTGCAGAAAGCTTAGCTCCTGGTAAACGAAAAGAATTGTATCAATTAATCACACCAAAACACAAAGAAGCCTATGCTCAATTAGCGGAACTTAGAACATCGCCTCAGAATGCCAATAGCGAGGTCATGAATAAGTACCTTGACTATTTTGACCAAATTGAACAGTTAGGGATTCTGGACTGCAATCTGTCAGCAATACACCCTGAGGTCATCACTGAACTGGCTCAAAAAGGTCGCTACTATGATGCCGCCCAGCTACGTGATATGGCTTCTAAATTAAAACAAGAAGCCATCATTATTTGTTTTTTGCATGAAACGGCTAAAACCATTCTTGATTACCTTGTTTATGTATATAAGCGAATATTTTTGGACATTAATCGACACGCTACCCATGAAGTAACCGCCGAGCGCGAGAAAGTATCCAGACGAAACAAAGGAAAATTTAAACCAGCTAGTGAGTTCATTAAACAGGCTTATTCCCAAGCATCAGTTGGGCAGTTAACCCTCATGGAATTTGTGACCCAGTTTAATGAAGACACGATGCTTGAAACAGCCAGTGCCTGTGAGGCCATCGATAAGCTGGAGTCCTCTGGAGTTACCGATCATATCGTTAACCGATTTTCTTATGTCAGGAAATTTTCAAAACGATTTTTAAACTTAAAGCTTGGCGCAAGTGTTGGGTTAAGTTCATTAATGGAGGCCCTTGAGCTTCTTCGTCAACTTCACAATGGCGAAATTAAAAAACTTCCTGCTGTTGTGCCAACAGACTTTCTGCCAAAAATGTGGAAGGATGTGGTGTTTGATGAGAATGGGGAAATCAAAGCCCATCACTGGGAAATGGGTTTTTATTACGTCCTCAAGAAAAAAATCAGCGCGGGTGATGTTTATCTTTCAAAAAGTCGTAATAATCGTTATTTTTGGGACACGGTTTATGGTGAGCAGCCCTGGGAAAACGAGCGAGAACAACAGTACCTTAAGCTTGCGCTACCCAATGATTTTGATACACTTCTGGAGACACTACGGGGGGAATATCATCGAGTAGCCACAAATGCCAGTAAGAGTTTACCCACTAATGATTTTGTAACGATTAATGAGGGTAAATTTTGTTTCACCAAAGAGGATGCCCTGGTTATTCCACCTGAAGTGGTCAAATTACGTAAGTTAATACAGTCCAGGATGCCTGCCATTAGAATTGAGAAACTCTTGGCAGAAGTCGCCAAAATGTCAGGCTGCATGGAAGGATTTACTCCTTTTTATGCACACACGCAACCGATTAAATTTCCATTAAAGCCATTGCTTGCGGCAATCCTTGCGCATGCAACCAATATTGGGCTGTTTGGAATGGGAACCAGCGCTGTTGGCATCAGCATTGATGCGCTGACCAACGCATCTCATGTTTATCTACGACAAGACAGCATCAAAGAGGTTAATCGTCGATTAATTAATCATTTATTGACTTATCCAATCAGTGCGGAAATGACGGATGGCTCTTATTCAACCTCGGATGGTGAGCGTTACCCCATTGAGAGAAAGTTTTTTCTCTCCTCTTATTATCCAAGATACTACGGATATTATGAGCGTGCGATTTCTATCTATACGCACGTGACAAAAGATGGTGTCTTTGGTACGCAGGTTATTTCAACTGGTGAAAGAGAAGCCTCTTTTGTGCTCACGGGGTTATTAGAGAATGATACTCTGCTCAATCCTGAGTTTCATAGCACGGACACACATGGCTTTACTGAGCATCTCTTTGCTCTGCTCTATTTAAATGGGTTTTCTTTTCATCCAAGGCTTAAGGATTTAGCTGAGCAAAATATTTATAAAATTGATGATGCAATGAGCTATGGTGATTTGGATGAAGTGTTTCATGGTACAGTGGATATTGAACTTATTCGTAAATATTGGGATCAAATTGTCCGTATTGTCGCCTCATTAAAGAATGGCCTGGCTCCAGCCCATGTAATAATCCAGAAATTAGCCAATCGAACTGATAATGTATCCAAAGCAATAAGAGCTTTGGGACGTATCATTAAATCCATTTATATTTTACGTTATATTGCAGATCAAGATCTTCGTTATACAGTTCATTTACACCTCAATCATGGTGAGTCAAGACACCATCTGGCCAAAAAATTATTTTTTCTCAACAGAGGAGCCTTTAAAACCAGCGATTATGAGGAAATTATGAATAAGGCCAGCTGTTTAAGTTTGGTATCCAATGCTGTTTTAGTATGGAATACCCATCACATACAACAGATAGTTGACGAACTTCGAGCAGAAGGACTTGATATTCCAAGCGAGCACTTACAAAAAATATCCGCGCTAATGTTTAAGCACATTCAAATTTATGGCACCTATCATTTTGAGGATATTTAAGAACGTGTGATTTAATATCCGTATGAACCACTTGAAATAGTACCATAATATGGTATCATTAACCAATGAAAGCTAAACATAAAAAAGTGCTGCACAGCATATTTGAAACGCCAGTGAATGCCAGCATTATCTGGAAGGATATCGAGTCGTTGCTTGTTAGCTTGGGCGCTGAATTATCCGAGGGGCGCGGATCACGAGTACGTATAGCGCTGAATGGTGTTCGGGCTGTTTTTCATCGACCTCATCCTAAAAAAGAGGCCGATAAGGGAGCAGTTGTTTCAATGAGGCGTTTACTGAAAGAAGCAGGAGTAGAGCCATGTTAAATTATAAAGGTTATCTTGGTCATGTAGAGTTTGATGATGAAAATGAACTCTTTGTTGGCGAAGTCATTAATACCAAAGATGTCATTACGTTCCAGGCTGATACAGCGCATGGGCTAAAACAGGCATTTGTTGAGTCAATAGATGATTATATTGACTTTTGTCATGAGCGAAATGAAAAACCAGAAAAACCGTTTTCAGGGAAATTCAATCTGAGAATTTCTCCAGAGCTCCATCGTGAGGCCTATGTAGCAGCCAAACATTCTGGCATGAGCCTAAACTCATGGGTGTGTGATGTGTTGAAGCATGCTGTTTAATGTAAATTATAATGCCCTGCATTTTACGGATATTTAAGCGCTGGTAATGAGGGGGTTGATTATTCACATAATATGCCACCTGCTAAATCTGTATTTTGCTTACCTAAACCCCTTATAAGCACGATAGTGGTAACAATAACGAGAATAGCTTAAAGCGCCTTCTTGTTCTGATTGATGTTCATCCCAAAGCAACTGTAATGTGACGCCTTTTCGGCTTAATTCTTGGTGAGTTTTTGCGAAATCTATTAAGTCTAGCGCCTTGTTTAGGCTGGCATGAGCGGCTTTCGGCTTTAAAATTTCAAGTAAAGCTGGCTCGTCCATCCCCTCAGGAAGAGGCCATGAAAGATTTTTATCCAGGGCTCGATTGATGTATTTGATAACCACACCAACCGATACACTAAGACTGTTTGCTATTTGGCGCCTGCTTAATTTTAACTCAAAATGAAGACGCAGTATCTGAATCAATTTACGCATAGATGTTCCTTTTGCTGACATTTTTACTCTCCGATTAAACTAACTAGTATAACCGGTGCTAATGCTTGCAAAAGCCACGCCCCATATGGAGTGGTGGCATCGTGATCACCTATTCCTGTTTTTTGGGAAAAGTGATCACGATCAGGCGATAATCGGTGATCACGATCAAGCGATAATCACTGATCACGGTAGGGCGATAATGACTGATCACGATGGGCAGGAATACCCAGTATTTTTCAAAATAAAATACAAATCATGTTTTTTGATATTAAACAAGGATGTTATAGATGTGTATTTCCTGAACCACCACCACCTTTTTTAATGAACAACTGCTCTGATGCTGGCGTTTTAGGCCCAACAACAGGTATAGCTGGCTCGATAACTGCAACATTAGCTATTAATTATTTTGTAAATCCAACCGCCACGCCCGTTCAAAAAATAATTACCTTTGATAGTCATACTTTAAAAATGGAACACTTACCATTTTCACAAATAGATCACTGCCTAGGCTGTCATCATAGAGCGATTTCTTGGCCAACTCAAAATTTTAACGTGGAACTTAAAAAAATTGATTTATTAAATTATAAAATAATAGATATTAGAGAACATAACGAAGATCGTAAAATCAGATTAACCAAAGATGAATTGCACATTCCTTTTAGCGAGATACTTGGTCTACCTAGCCAAATCCCCCAGAAGAAATTGCTTATTTATTGTCAAAGTGGGCTCAGGAGTGACTATACGGCACATTTTCTCCGTAAGAGTGGCTTCCAAGCATTTTCACTTGATCAAGGAGTATCTGATCTAAACTGAGTAACATTCTTACTATAATGAGCCCCATAATTTAGACCATGCAAACTTAGCTTCATTTTTCACATATGCCCCGATTCACCACGAAAATAGTCAATGTACTGATCATATATTTCTTGAGATAACGTAAACCTCCATAAGGAATTACGTCCTTTAGTTGCTTCATAAGAAACAATGACGCCCTTATCCTTTAATCTATTGATGGTTGTTTTAATAGCTCCAATTTTAACTCCTGTATTTTTAGAAAAATCAACTTTATCTATCTTAATTGTAGTTAATCCACCAATAACAACACACCGATATGCAATTTCATCTACCAATTTTTTCGAGTTACCTAACAAATCAAAATACCTGTATTTAGCCCCCTTTGCAGGCCTTCCAATTTGAATCGCCTTATCAACACCCCTTATTGATCTAGTACTTGGTTTGCTTTTTGTGTCTCTTATAGAGCCAGAACTCAACGTACTTTCCGTGTCTCTTATGGAGCCAGAACTCAACGTACTTTCTGTGTCTTTAATAGAGCCAGAACTCAACGTACTTTCCGTGTCTCTTATAGAACCAGAACTCAACGTACTTTCTGTGTCTCTTATAGAGCCAGAACTTAACGTACTTTCTGTGTCTCTTATAGGGCCAGAACTTAACGTACTTTCGGTGTCTCTTATAGGGCCAGAACTTAACGTACTTTCTGTGTCTCTTATAGAGCCAGGACTTAACGCACTTTCTGTGTCTCTTATAGAGCCAGGACTTAACGCACTTTCCGTGTCTCTTATAGAGCCAGGACTTAACGCACTTTCCGTGTCTCTTATAGAGCCAGAACTTAACGCACTTTCCGTGTCTCTTATAGAGCCAGAACTTAACGCACTTTCCGTGTCTCTTATAGAGCCAGAACTTAACGCACTTTCCGTGTCTCTTATAGAGCCAGGATTTAACGCACTTTCCGTGTCTCTTATAGAGCCAGGATTTAACGCACTTTCTGTGTCTCTTATAGAGCCAGGATTTAACGTACTTTCCGTGTCTCTTATAGAGCCAGGATTTAACGTACTTTCCGTGTCTCTTATAGAGCCAGGATTTAACGCACTTTCTGTGTCTCTTATAGAGCCAGGATTTAACGCACTTTCTGTGTCTCTTATAGAGCCAGGATTTAACGTACTTTCCGTGTCTCTTATAGAGCCAGGATTTAACGCACTTTCTGTGTCTCTTATAGAGCCAGGATTTAACGCACTTTCTGTGTCTCTTATAGAGCCAGGATTTAACGCACTTTCTGTGTCTTTTATAGAGCCAGAACTCAACGTACCTTCTGTGTCTCTTATAGAGCCAGAACTTAACGCACTTTCTGTGTCTCCTATAGAGCCAGGATTTAACGTACTTTCTGTGTCTTTTATAGAGCCAGAACTCAACGTACCTTCTGTGTCTCTTATAGAGCCAGAACTTAACGCACTTTCTGTGTCTCTTATAGAGCCAGGATTTAACGTACTTTCTGTGTCTTTTATAGAGCCAGAAATCAACGTACCTTCTGTGTCTCTTATAAAGCCAGAAATCAACGTACCTTCTGTGTCTCTTATAGAGCCAGGATTTAACGTACCTTCTGTGTCTTTTATAGAGCCAGAACTCAACGTACCTTCTGTGTCTCTTATAGAGCCAGAACTTAACGCACTTTCTGTGTCTCTTATAGAGCCAGGATTTAACGCACTTTCTGTGTCTCTTATAGAGCCAGGATTTAACGCACTTTCTGTGTCTCTTATAGAGCCAGGATTTAACGTACCTTCTGTGTCTCTTATAGAGCCAGAACTTAACGCACTTTCTGTGTCTCTTATGAAGAGGGGTGTATCTTTAAATAAATCTAAAACATTCGGTGTATTGTAGGGTCTTGGAGACGTATCATCATTTACATAGTCATCATAACTTTGCATCTTTGCTTTTATAGTATTTTGCTTTAAACCACGCTTTTTCTGTTGCTTAAGCATTTCTTCAATATTCATAAAAGATCCCTATTCTAAGCAACGGTAGTCTCAAGATCTCTAATATTTGACTTTCCTCTGGCCAACCAGTCAGTTAAGCCTGTTAGCTCAGATATTAAAGAAAAACAATCTTCTTTAGCCGTAGATTTTTTTAAATCAAAAATATACTCCCCATCTGCCTTAGTATTTTTAAAAGCAGTATTAGTTCGAATAACTATAGGCAAGAGATTATCTTTAAGATTCTTTCGCTCACTAATAGAGCCCATAATGTTTAAACTGAGCTTTTCTCTCGCATCATACTTATTAAATATGATTTTGTAGTTAATTTTAATTGATAAGTTCTTAAATGATCGCTCAATTTTTTCTATTTCAGAAACAGTCATTACAACACCATCAAAAGAATCTATATCAGCATTGATAGGTATTAAATTTTCCGTTGCAAAACAAGAAGCGCAAACAGTTATCTTATGTATAGAAGGAGGGCAATCGATTACTATTAAATCATAGTCTGACATAATGGAATCAAACATCTCGTCGAAGAAATTAGTAATATTAATAGACTGTTTAGAGTTTAATACATGTTCAATTTGAGAGTTATCCAACGATGAGGGGAGTAAATGCAGATTAGGGGTAACGGGTATAATAACATCCTTAATATTTTTATCGCCTACAATCACATGATACAACACTGGCTGGCCATGTTTTTTCATATTAAAAGACTGAGTCAAGTTTCCTTGCATATCAAGGTCGACTGCCAAAACCCTAAAACCTAGCCTACTAGAACCCTCTGCAAGAGCTGTGGCTATAGAGGTTTTTCCAATTCCACCCTTCATACCAAACACATTAATTACTAAAGGCTTAGAGTTATGTTTTTTGAATTTAAAACCACGTAGCTCTAATATTTTTCTAATACTCTCTGGCGGCAACGCATTCTTATTTCCTAAAGGAACAACTGATATATTATGTTCTTTAATGATTTTATAGATTAAGTGAGGGGAAACATTTATTAAAGAAGAGAAGTCCTTAGCGCTTATTGTTTTCATTATCAAACCTTTAAGAATAGTTAGTTATTTAACTATATACGATCCGCGCTCGCGGTCAACGTTTTTTTTAAAATTATCTGAAAATCGTGGAATTATCGAATTATTAGAAGTGAGGATCAGATTTAATTTAATGTTTTTTAATTTT
This genomic interval from Legionella antarctica contains the following:
- a CDS encoding type II toxin-antitoxin system HicB family antitoxin; its protein translation is MLNYKGYLGHVEFDDENELFVGEVINTKDVITFQADTAHGLKQAFVESIDDYIDFCHERNEKPEKPFSGKFNLRISPELHREAYVAAKHSGMSLNSWVCDVLKHAV
- a CDS encoding type II toxin-antitoxin system HicA family toxin, translated to MKAKHKKVLHSIFETPVNASIIWKDIESLLVSLGAELSEGRGSRVRIALNGVRAVFHRPHPKKEADKGAVVSMRRLLKEAGVEPC
- a CDS encoding Mu transposase domain-containing protein, yielding MEMDKPVLKPLPADAYYYRQYKASRAGIDYHVVLQGHYYSVPHRYCGQLIDLWFNQHTVECYFEGERIAMHLYSSIPGKQSTISHHMPKRHRIHTEQSKERYLRWASEIGACTHMVVKRIFDEKPHPEQAYRSCLGILKLAKRYGEIRLEQACSYGVHQGAYSRKSVLSILENNLDQGAKIHASRDVNLHGLTHDNIRGSQYYH
- a CDS encoding ParA family protein, producing MKTISAKDFSSLINVSPHLIYKIIKEHNISVVPLGNKNALPPESIRKILELRGFKFKKHNSKPLVINVFGMKGGIGKTSIATALAEGSSRLGFRVLAVDLDMQGNLTQSFNMKKHGQPVLYHVIVGDKNIKDVIIPVTPNLHLLPSSLDNSQIEHVLNSKQSINITNFFDEMFDSIMSDYDLIVIDCPPSIHKITVCASCFATENLIPINADIDSFDGVVMTVSEIEKIERSFKNLSIKINYKIIFNKYDAREKLSLNIMGSISERKNLKDNLLPIVIRTNTAFKNTKADGEYIFDLKKSTAKEDCFSLISELTGLTDWLARGKSNIRDLETTVA
- a CDS encoding tyrosine-type recombinase/integrase, producing the protein MNHDDLLNEFRTALEKQDLSPASITSYLQGIKVFTTWVLDFYQQDVGLIEVTSNDLRAYREYISKVLRRKPATINHHIQVLKRFYAWALQAGLISADPASAIHFVKRVTTTKPQALNKEEIHALLRAAGLSTHGLSIRNYAIVQLMIQAGLRVAEVKNLILRDVVIRERSGFVTIVDGKGRKHREVPLNSVARRALTSYLETRDAIAADDSLFTTKRGVSGTVRALQQLITGLAIRANITRINVTAHTLRHTFAVQFLQANPGCLVELAMLMGHESIDTTAIYTRASKEKLAEHIERSGINIDAHHD
- a CDS encoding ThiF family adenylyltransferase, producing the protein MFFDIKQGCYRCVFPEPPPPFLMNNCSDAGVLGPTTGIAGSITATLAINYFVNPTATPVQKIITFDSHTLKMEHLPFSQIDHCLGCHHRAISWPTQNFNVELKKIDLLNYKIIDIREHNEDRKIRLTKDELHIPFSEILGLPSQIPQKKLLIYCQSGLRSDYTAHFLRKSGFQAFSLDQGVSDLN
- a CDS encoding Tn3 family transposase — its product is MHTTIEITEDQLAIDWTLTESDIQFINKTANQSIKFAALLCHLRAYGRFIGKDDTVPFIALSYLAKQLGQPLSVFPVFDKNSHSYIQQEKIRNYLGYTEFNEAAQLRLEEWLVILLRQETMDKKQLIALAINHLKASRVELPSSLVLGRLISQKVNKAVEGFHRSIAESLAPGKRKELYQLITPKHKEAYAQLAELRTSPQNANSEVMNKYLDYFDQIEQLGILDCNLSAIHPEVITELAQKGRYYDAAQLRDMASKLKQEAIIICFLHETAKTILDYLVYVYKRIFLDINRHATHEVTAEREKVSRRNKGKFKPASEFIKQAYSQASVGQLTLMEFVTQFNEDTMLETASACEAIDKLESSGVTDHIVNRFSYVRKFSKRFLNLKLGASVGLSSLMEALELLRQLHNGEIKKLPAVVPTDFLPKMWKDVVFDENGEIKAHHWEMGFYYVLKKKISAGDVYLSKSRNNRYFWDTVYGEQPWENEREQQYLKLALPNDFDTLLETLRGEYHRVATNASKSLPTNDFVTINEGKFCFTKEDALVIPPEVVKLRKLIQSRMPAIRIEKLLAEVAKMSGCMEGFTPFYAHTQPIKFPLKPLLAAILAHATNIGLFGMGTSAVGISIDALTNASHVYLRQDSIKEVNRRLINHLLTYPISAEMTDGSYSTSDGERYPIERKFFLSSYYPRYYGYYERAISIYTHVTKDGVFGTQVISTGEREASFVLTGLLENDTLLNPEFHSTDTHGFTEHLFALLYLNGFSFHPRLKDLAEQNIYKIDDAMSYGDLDEVFHGTVDIELIRKYWDQIVRIVASLKNGLAPAHVIIQKLANRTDNVSKAIRALGRIIKSIYILRYIADQDLRYTVHLHLNHGESRHHLAKKLFFLNRGAFKTSDYEEIMNKASCLSLVSNAVLVWNTHHIQQIVDELRAEGLDIPSEHLQKISALMFKHIQIYGTYHFEDI